One genomic region from Bacteroidota bacterium encodes:
- the recJ gene encoding single-stranded-DNA-specific exonuclease RecJ, with protein MEKRWVIKQPGDERIVGELAQVLNIDPQLANLLVQRGIHNFKEAKDYFRPDLNDLHDPFLMKDMDKAVQRIRKAIDNNEKILVYGDYDVDGTTAVALIYTFFHSFYTNLDFYIPDRYAEGYGISYKGIDYAVENNFSLVIVLDCGIKAIDKIKYAKDRNLDFIICDHHRPGDEIPDAYAVLDPKRSDCSYPYKELSGCGVGFKLIQAYSIEYRLPKEKLDSFLDLVVVSIAADIVPITGENRILAYYGLKLINRKPRPGFEAILHCGGIDREEASTGPYLFNREITISDIVFLVGPRINAAGRIENANNSVELLITSNRKYAEQLADQINNLNIERKSLDLSATQEALEFIQNDEHLKNCKSTVVFNPNWHKGVIGIVASRLTEYYYRPTIVLTQSNGFITGSARSIKDFDIYDAVDYCSDLLEHFGGHKYAAGLSLRPEKLPAFKEKFEEYVKSHTHEEMLIPEIEIDTVIQLNEINTRFYKILKQLAPFGPGNMAPIFQTDGVRDTGNARKVGKNHLKLEVFHPDISVYPVPAIAFQQGHLLEKIHTEKSFSICYHLEENEWNGKKTLQLNIKDIKFPE; from the coding sequence ATGGAAAAACGATGGGTCATAAAGCAACCTGGAGACGAGCGCATTGTGGGGGAATTGGCCCAAGTTCTGAATATTGATCCTCAACTTGCAAATTTGCTGGTTCAACGTGGAATTCATAATTTTAAGGAAGCAAAAGATTATTTCCGTCCGGATCTCAACGACCTGCATGATCCTTTCCTGATGAAAGACATGGACAAGGCTGTCCAACGCATCAGGAAAGCCATAGACAACAATGAAAAGATACTTGTTTACGGAGATTATGATGTTGACGGTACTACAGCAGTAGCACTTATATATACTTTTTTCCACTCATTTTATACTAATCTGGATTTTTACATACCCGATCGTTATGCCGAAGGATACGGGATTTCGTATAAAGGCATTGATTATGCGGTGGAAAACAATTTTAGTCTTGTTATAGTCCTTGATTGCGGAATTAAAGCCATTGATAAGATTAAATATGCGAAGGACAGGAATTTGGATTTTATAATATGCGATCATCACCGACCAGGTGATGAAATTCCAGATGCATATGCTGTTTTGGATCCTAAACGTTCTGATTGTTCATATCCCTACAAGGAGTTATCAGGGTGCGGGGTAGGATTTAAGTTAATACAAGCTTACTCCATTGAATACAGATTACCAAAAGAGAAACTTGATTCTTTTCTTGATCTGGTTGTTGTTAGCATCGCTGCGGATATTGTCCCTATCACCGGTGAAAACAGGATTTTAGCTTATTATGGGTTGAAGCTTATCAATCGTAAACCCAGGCCGGGTTTTGAGGCGATTTTACATTGTGGTGGAATCGATCGTGAAGAAGCTTCCACAGGGCCTTACCTGTTTAACCGCGAGATAACAATCAGCGATATTGTTTTTCTTGTCGGCCCAAGGATCAATGCTGCCGGTAGAATAGAAAATGCTAATAACTCCGTAGAACTGCTTATCACATCGAACCGTAAATATGCCGAACAACTGGCCGATCAGATCAACAACCTTAATATAGAGAGAAAAAGCCTGGACCTTTCTGCAACACAAGAAGCTCTAGAGTTCATACAAAATGATGAGCATCTTAAAAACTGTAAAAGCACAGTGGTTTTTAATCCCAATTGGCATAAAGGTGTAATTGGAATAGTAGCATCCAGGCTCACAGAGTATTATTACCGCCCCACCATCGTTCTCACCCAATCCAATGGTTTTATTACAGGTTCGGCCAGATCTATTAAAGACTTTGATATTTATGATGCTGTTGATTATTGCAGTGATCTTCTGGAACATTTCGGAGGCCATAAATACGCAGCAGGGCTTTCTTTAAGACCTGAAAAGTTACCGGCTTTTAAAGAGAAATTTGAGGAATATGTAAAGAGTCATACCCACGAGGAAATGCTAATACCTGAAATTGAAATTGATACTGTAATCCAACTAAATGAGATAAATACCCGCTTTTATAAAATTCTTAAACAACTTGCACCTTTCGGGCCCGGTAACATGGCGCCCATTTTTCAAACAGATGGAGTAAGGGACACAGGAAACGCCAGAAAAGTCGGGAAAAACCATCTGAAACTTGAAGTTTTCCACCCAGATATTTCTGTATATCCTGTTCCTGCCATAGCTTTTCAGCAAGGACATTTACTGGAAAAAATACACACAGAAAAATCCTTTAGCATCTGCTACCATCTTGAAGAAAATGAATGGAACGGTAAAAAAACCCTCCAGCTAAACATCAAGGATATAAAATTTCCAGAATAA
- a CDS encoding DUF308 domain-containing protein, which translates to MLKEFTKNWWLMTLNGVIALIFGIFAIILPNSTIMTIAKYFGLIVLIAGVILLIGGIMNQRKGKPSTLLFTEAVISIVIGLIIMIFTKQTLMLFVILIGIWAIILGILQLTLFFSIKDELTGKTGLLINGLITLVFGILIFFNPFTAVKAFTVIVGIVALFFGAVLIFYSMKIKSIKE; encoded by the coding sequence ATGCTTAAAGAATTTACGAAAAACTGGTGGCTAATGACCCTTAATGGTGTCATAGCATTGATATTTGGTATTTTTGCCATAATACTCCCAAATAGTACTATTATGACAATAGCCAAGTATTTTGGCCTCATTGTCTTGATTGCAGGTGTGATCCTTCTTATCGGGGGTATAATGAATCAAAGAAAGGGAAAACCATCCACTTTACTATTTACGGAAGCAGTAATATCAATCGTTATCGGTTTGATAATCATGATATTTACCAAGCAAACCCTGATGCTATTTGTGATACTTATAGGGATCTGGGCTATTATTCTGGGTATCCTGCAATTAACATTATTTTTTAGTATAAAGGATGAACTGACAGGAAAGACTGGGTTGCTTATTAATGGCCTGATTACTCTTGTATTTGGAATATTGATTTTCTTTAATCCCTTTACTGCAGTGAAAGCATTTACAGTTATTGTAGGGATTGTTGCCTTATTTTTTGGCGCAGTTTTGATTTTTTATTCAATGAAAATCAAAAGCATAAAGGAATAA
- a CDS encoding LysE family translocator, with the protein MDPVWEGVILGITLAIFFGFGPALFALIQTSIHRGLWPGFQLAFGIFLSDVALVGLCFLGAIQIINSQESLFGIVSGIVLIVFGIVTYSRKVQLSNTENNDNTSKPGALTYILKGFFLNIANPFVWIFWMGVVVGVTANYSGDVQSLVLFFTGTLMTVLITDMLKCFGSYKIKHYLTRGFVHWINRIAGIGLVIFGIYLILRTIIEL; encoded by the coding sequence ATGGACCCCGTTTGGGAAGGTGTAATATTGGGAATTACCCTGGCCATTTTTTTTGGATTTGGACCGGCATTGTTTGCTTTGATACAAACCAGCATCCATAGAGGCTTGTGGCCTGGATTTCAGCTTGCGTTCGGGATATTTTTAAGCGATGTAGCACTGGTTGGTCTATGCTTTCTTGGTGCCATACAAATTATTAATAGTCAGGAAAGCCTGTTCGGTATTGTCAGCGGAATAGTACTTATTGTCTTCGGCATTGTAACCTATTCCAGGAAGGTACAGTTATCAAATACAGAGAATAATGATAATACAAGCAAACCCGGTGCTCTTACCTATATCCTTAAAGGTTTTTTTCTGAATATCGCAAATCCGTTCGTATGGATTTTCTGGATGGGTGTTGTCGTTGGTGTTACGGCAAATTATTCAGGCGATGTGCAATCCCTTGTCTTATTTTTTACAGGCACACTTATGACCGTCCTTATAACCGATATGCTTAAATGTTTTGGTTCTTATAAAATAAAACATTATCTTACACGTGGATTTGTCCACTGGATAAACCGCATTGCAGGTATTGGACTTGTGATCTTTGGAATTTACCTGATTTTAAGAACCATAATTGAATTGTAA
- a CDS encoding GH3 auxin-responsive promoter family protein — protein sequence MAILGSIIKQAYTLSNIPIGKKHRFEGHAAQEKVLRKLLKKGEITAFGEKYKFHEILREPDIITAFRKRVPTHDYQSMFQQWWYRALNGEGFVTWPGRVKYFALTSGTSEASSKHIPVTGDMIRAIRRTSIRQLVSMVKYDFPLDFYEKGFLMIGGSTHLQYNGTYYEGDLSGISAGNLPFWFQHFYKPGKRISRERDWETKLEEIIKNAGDWDIGVIVGVPAWIQIILEKIIAHYKVNTIHDIWPNLSVYVHSGVAFEPYEKSFAKLFSKPVIYNESYLASEGYIAFQSNPYVRAMQLVLDNGLFYEFVPFTDDNFDEEGNMVEKPQTLTLKEIEEGKEYALLLSTCSGAWRYLIGDTVKFTSKSRHEIVITGRTKHFLSICGEHLSQDNMNRAISMLQEDFNIEIREWTVTGIRHDSMFAHKWYLGTDDKIDPDQVRLKIDEYLKILNDDYRVERIAAIKDVFVEILPVAVFSKWMKTHGKEGGANKFPRVLKKRQIEEWEEFIKENKH from the coding sequence ATGGCAATTCTGGGTTCTATCATAAAGCAGGCTTATACTCTTAGCAACATTCCAATAGGGAAAAAGCATCGGTTTGAAGGCCATGCTGCACAGGAAAAGGTTCTCAGAAAGCTTTTAAAAAAGGGAGAAATTACCGCTTTTGGAGAGAAATACAAGTTTCACGAGATACTTCGTGAACCTGATATTATTACAGCATTCAGGAAAAGAGTACCTACTCACGATTATCAGTCTATGTTCCAGCAATGGTGGTATCGGGCCCTAAATGGGGAAGGGTTTGTAACCTGGCCTGGACGGGTAAAATATTTCGCTCTTACATCGGGTACCTCTGAAGCGTCAAGTAAACATATTCCTGTAACAGGCGATATGATCCGGGCAATACGAAGAACCAGTATCAGGCAACTGGTTTCCATGGTCAAATACGATTTTCCACTGGATTTTTATGAAAAAGGCTTCCTGATGATTGGCGGAAGCACCCATCTGCAATATAATGGCACTTACTATGAAGGGGATTTGTCAGGTATTTCCGCGGGTAACCTGCCCTTTTGGTTCCAGCACTTTTATAAGCCAGGAAAAAGGATCTCAAGGGAACGTGACTGGGAAACAAAACTGGAAGAAATAATTAAAAATGCTGGAGATTGGGATATTGGGGTTATTGTGGGTGTTCCTGCCTGGATTCAGATTATCTTGGAAAAGATAATTGCTCATTATAAGGTTAATACCATTCATGATATTTGGCCAAACTTATCTGTGTACGTGCACAGTGGAGTGGCTTTTGAGCCTTATGAAAAGAGCTTTGCAAAACTTTTTTCAAAACCTGTAATTTATAACGAATCCTATCTTGCTTCGGAAGGATATATCGCATTTCAAAGCAATCCTTATGTAAGGGCAATGCAATTAGTGCTTGATAATGGACTCTTTTATGAGTTCGTGCCTTTTACTGACGATAACTTTGATGAAGAAGGCAACATGGTTGAAAAACCTCAAACTCTCACCTTAAAAGAAATTGAAGAAGGAAAAGAATATGCATTGTTATTGTCTACCTGTTCAGGTGCCTGGCGATACCTGATAGGAGATACCGTTAAATTTACTTCCAAAAGCCGGCATGAAATTGTTATTACTGGAAGAACCAAGCATTTTTTAAGTATCTGCGGAGAACACCTTTCCCAGGATAATATGAACAGGGCAATAAGTATGCTGCAGGAAGATTTTAATATTGAGATCAGGGAATGGACAGTTACAGGGATAAGGCATGATTCTATGTTTGCCCACAAATGGTATCTTGGAACAGATGATAAGATTGATCCGGATCAGGTGAGACTAAAGATTGATGAATACCTTAAAATACTCAATGATGATTACCGTGTGGAAAGAATCGCCGCAATCAAAGACGTTTTCGTGGAAATACTCCCAGTTGCTGTTTTTTCAAAATGGATGAAAACTCATGGTAAAGAAGGTGGGGCAAATAAATTCCCCAGAGTTTTGAAGAAGAGGCAAATTGAAGAATGGGAAGAATTTATTAAAGAGAATAAACATTAG
- a CDS encoding DUF2892 domain-containing protein → MKANMGTTDRIFRLILVILVAILYFTNVISGTLAIILGIVALVFLITSITGFCGLYKVFGISTCSVKKSQK, encoded by the coding sequence ATGAAAGCAAATATGGGAACAACTGACAGGATTTTCAGATTGATTCTGGTGATTCTTGTTGCAATTCTTTATTTCACCAACGTAATTTCAGGAACCCTGGCCATCATTCTTGGAATAGTGGCTCTTGTATTCCTTATTACAAGTATTACCGGGTTTTGCGGACTTTATAAGGTTTTCGGAATATCAACCTGCTCTGTTAAAAAATCGCAAAAGTAA
- the hemW gene encoding radical SAM family heme chaperone HemW, with product MAGIYIHYPFCRHKCAYCNFFSVASAKLNIGFNAALKEEIKFRSDYLGIEAVESLYFGGGTPSLMPPSDINDLIQWLEKHFTIPEYAEITLEVNPEDISINFLKELSKTKINRISVGVQSFDDNELAYLNRKHSAEKSVGAIMRIQDAGYENISADLIYGLPLSSGESLRNNLYRLIDMKIPHISAYALTVEEKTPLANWIKSGKVLPPPEERIVEHFRILIDLLDEHDYIHYEISNFARKGFYSKHNSLYWLGGHYAGFGPSAHSYNGYSRQWNVKSVSAYINSKGNPANLTEEQEFLSHNEKYNEYVMTSLRTVWGCDTEHIRNVFGKEFERYFLERICEYVNNKLLVENKGIFALTKEGKLYADGIASSLFK from the coding sequence ATGGCTGGAATCTATATTCACTATCCTTTTTGCAGGCATAAATGCGCTTATTGTAATTTTTTCTCTGTTGCATCTGCAAAACTGAATATCGGTTTCAACGCTGCATTGAAAGAAGAGATAAAATTTCGAAGTGATTATCTTGGCATAGAAGCCGTAGAGAGTTTGTACTTCGGTGGCGGAACTCCTTCATTGATGCCGCCTTCCGATATCAATGATTTGATACAATGGCTTGAAAAACATTTCACTATCCCGGAATATGCCGAAATAACCCTTGAAGTTAATCCTGAAGATATAAGCATAAATTTTCTTAAGGAGCTTTCAAAAACAAAGATAAACAGAATTAGCGTTGGGGTACAATCCTTCGATGATAATGAACTTGCATACCTGAATCGTAAACATAGTGCTGAAAAGTCTGTAGGTGCTATTATGCGTATTCAGGATGCCGGTTATGAGAATATTTCGGCAGATCTGATTTACGGACTGCCTTTGTCATCAGGGGAGAGTTTGAGGAATAACCTCTACAGGCTAATAGACATGAAAATCCCGCATATTTCTGCTTACGCCCTTACGGTTGAGGAAAAAACCCCTTTGGCTAACTGGATTAAGTCGGGAAAGGTTTTACCTCCACCGGAGGAAAGAATTGTTGAACATTTTCGGATACTCATTGATTTATTGGATGAACATGACTATATCCATTATGAGATTTCAAATTTTGCAAGAAAGGGGTTTTATTCTAAACACAACAGCCTATATTGGCTGGGAGGCCACTATGCGGGTTTTGGCCCTTCTGCCCATTCTTATAATGGCTATTCACGTCAATGGAATGTTAAAAGTGTTTCTGCTTATATCAATTCAAAAGGGAACCCGGCTAACCTTACTGAGGAACAAGAATTTCTCAGCCATAATGAAAAGTATAATGAATATGTTATGACCTCCCTCAGAACAGTCTGGGGATGCGATACGGAACATATAAGAAATGTCTTCGGAAAAGAATTTGAACGATATTTCCTCGAAAGAATTTGTGAATATGTAAATAATAAACTCCTGGTGGAGAATAAGGGCATTTTCGCCTTAACAAAAGAAGGGAAGCTATATGCTGATGGTATAGCTTCCAGTCTTTTTAAATGA
- a CDS encoding DUF362 domain-containing protein, with translation MKRRDFLKKGAGASLVAGSTMMFGRIGEALGQSDNDTAELYDLVAIKGEDPVKMFDEGIKALGGMERYVKPGQKVTVKPNIGWDATPERAANTNPQLVKRIIEHCFQAGAKEVYVFDNTCNNWNKCYTNSGIEEAVKSTGAKMVPGNTESYYRYVDIPQGKSLKNAMEHELIQNSDVFINVPVLKHHSSAKLTIAMKNLMGIVWDRRYWHTNDLHQCIADYVTFRKPDLNIVDAYRVMKRNGPRGVSEDDVVLLNSQLISTDIVAIDAAATKLFGMEPIDIPYIQIAHDMGLGNMNLDTLNIKRIKV, from the coding sequence ATGAAAAGAAGGGATTTCTTAAAAAAGGGAGCAGGAGCTTCCCTGGTAGCAGGCTCAACGATGATGTTCGGGCGTATTGGTGAAGCTTTAGGACAATCGGATAACGATACTGCTGAACTTTATGATCTTGTTGCCATTAAAGGAGAGGATCCTGTAAAAATGTTTGATGAAGGGATTAAGGCCCTGGGAGGAATGGAGCGTTATGTCAAACCCGGCCAGAAAGTTACGGTGAAACCCAATATCGGATGGGATGCAACTCCTGAAAGGGCTGCCAATACCAATCCTCAGTTGGTGAAACGAATCATTGAGCACTGTTTTCAGGCAGGAGCCAAAGAAGTTTATGTTTTTGACAACACCTGCAACAACTGGAATAAGTGTTACACAAACAGCGGTATTGAAGAAGCTGTAAAAAGTACGGGAGCTAAAATGGTTCCGGGGAATACTGAGAGTTACTACCGCTATGTTGATATCCCCCAGGGAAAGAGTCTTAAGAATGCAATGGAACATGAACTGATCCAGAATTCGGATGTGTTTATTAATGTTCCGGTTTTAAAACATCACAGTTCGGCAAAGCTTACCATCGCAATGAAAAATCTTATGGGTATCGTATGGGACAGGAGATACTGGCACACCAACGACCTGCATCAGTGCATTGCTGATTATGTTACGTTTCGCAAGCCCGACCTCAATATTGTGGATGCATACCGTGTGATGAAGCGTAATGGTCCACGAGGGGTATCGGAAGACGATGTGGTTCTTTTAAACTCGCAATTGATCTCTACAGATATAGTAGCTATTGATGCGGCTGCCACAAAACTGTTCGGAATGGAACCCATCGATATTCCATATATTCAGATCGCCCATGACATGGGACTAGGAAACATGAACCTTGATACCCTCAACATCAAAAGGATAAAAGTCTGA
- a CDS encoding 4Fe-4S dicluster domain-containing protein — MFLILTFVVFLDISSSLSTLFVGYVTYIQFVPSMLGFIDSISLLFSGFILVLVLTILFGRIYCSVFCPLGIIQDVVIYLKRKFTRKKRFAYLKPHNRVRYGILVITAGVLITGSAFLLIFLDPYSLFGKINVTVIKPILVGINNLISKLLSSWFDIYSVYPVELRSVSLSALIFSLLFTILLLWLTLRYARLYCNLICPVGTLLGLPSKVSVFRIKLDQELCTSCGRCSAACKTGCIDVFNRKVDHSRCIVCFNCLTSCNQNGVHYGFSLSRKKELPVQEAVNPGRRGFLATTLGLMATLAGSEKLFAQQHRRRGKGKGPVPVEKNYPVTPPGSLSIEHFNDNCTACYLCVSACPTQVLQPGWLTYGLKGILQPHMDYSTSFCNFDCTRCGEACPTGAILPLNQQVKQLTQVGIVKFIKQNCIVYTDNTDCGACSEHCPTKAVNMKPWRQGLLLPYVTPEICIGCGACEYACPTTPKSIYVDGNPVHVLAEKPKIEKLEVESSEDFPF; from the coding sequence ATCTTTCTAATCCTCACTTTTGTTGTTTTTCTGGATATAAGCAGTTCCTTATCTACATTATTTGTGGGATACGTTACCTACATTCAGTTTGTACCTTCCATGCTGGGTTTTATTGATTCAATAAGCCTGCTCTTTTCGGGTTTTATTCTTGTGTTGGTATTAACGATTTTATTTGGCAGGATTTACTGTTCTGTATTTTGCCCGTTGGGAATAATCCAGGATGTTGTTATTTACTTAAAGCGCAAGTTTACACGTAAAAAGCGTTTTGCTTATCTAAAGCCTCATAACCGGGTAAGGTATGGGATTTTAGTGATCACAGCAGGTGTGTTAATCACAGGATCCGCATTTCTACTAATTTTTCTTGATCCCTATAGTTTGTTTGGCAAAATCAATGTCACTGTTATTAAACCTATACTGGTTGGAATCAATAATTTAATTTCAAAACTATTATCATCCTGGTTTGATATTTACTCTGTATACCCTGTTGAATTGAGGTCAGTGAGTCTGAGCGCTTTAATCTTTTCGCTTTTATTTACTATTCTTCTTTTGTGGTTGACTTTGCGTTATGCTAGATTATACTGCAATCTGATTTGTCCGGTTGGGACATTACTGGGACTTCCTTCAAAAGTTTCTGTTTTCAGGATTAAACTTGACCAGGAATTGTGCACAAGTTGCGGAAGATGTTCGGCTGCGTGCAAGACAGGGTGTATAGATGTATTCAACCGTAAGGTAGATCATTCAAGATGTATTGTATGCTTCAACTGCCTGACTTCCTGTAACCAGAATGGAGTTCATTACGGTTTTTCCTTATCCCGAAAAAAGGAATTACCTGTTCAGGAAGCTGTAAATCCTGGCAGAAGAGGTTTTCTTGCGACAACATTGGGGTTAATGGCAACGCTTGCAGGATCCGAAAAATTATTTGCTCAACAACATCGACGACGGGGCAAAGGAAAAGGGCCTGTACCTGTTGAAAAGAATTATCCGGTTACTCCCCCCGGATCGTTAAGCATTGAACACTTTAACGATAATTGCACTGCCTGTTATCTCTGTGTAAGTGCATGCCCCACGCAGGTATTACAACCCGGATGGCTAACTTACGGACTAAAAGGCATATTGCAGCCGCACATGGACTACAGCACGAGTTTCTGTAATTTCGATTGTACCCGTTGCGGAGAAGCATGCCCAACCGGAGCAATTTTGCCTCTTAATCAGCAAGTTAAGCAACTGACACAAGTTGGAATAGTGAAGTTCATAAAGCAAAACTGTATTGTTTACACTGACAATACGGATTGTGGGGCTTGTTCGGAGCATTGCCCGACCAAGGCAGTTAACATGAAACCCTGGCGACAGGGATTACTGCTACCCTATGTTACACCGGAAATTTGCATAGGTTGCGGCGCCTGTGAATATGCATGTCCCACAACACCCAAATCAATTTATGTAGATGGAAATCCTGTCCATGTATTAGCTGAGAAACCAAAAATCGAGAAACTTGAAGTTGAATCAAGCGAAGATTTTCCTTTTTAA
- a CDS encoding HAMP domain-containing histidine kinase, which yields MNIYTKKRRWKLILFLVALFIVVASLWYTNVMVNKISREERINIEIWANAIQRKADLVSYTEKFFQQIQTEERKRAEILADAFANIKYAEDSKFLDFYLKIITYNTTIPVILTDKYDSITNARNVDEINFDGIFKLQGDLKRDFSQYEPILLNYYGDEYVKLYFKESKIFTELRQVLDDLIESFFSEVVRNAASVPVIITDSSKTNVLEYGNIDPKQILDTAFLRSTILSMEAENPPIEISLAGQGVKYIFYKDSPLLIRLRYYPYLQFGVIGLFLIFAYLMFDTARRSEQNQVWVGMSRETAHQLGTPLSSVIAWMELLDIKGVKDENLDEIRKDIERLQNVTERFSKIGSTPKLEPTNLVGVIYDSINYIRSRTSSKVHFTINLSPDNEMIVPLNSNLFGWVIENLCKNAVDAMSGSGTISIDFLQDEKFVHIDISDTGRGIPKSLHKTIFNPGYTSKKRGWGLGLSLSKRIIHNYHKGKIFVKSSNINRSALSEKGTTFRISLRKRV from the coding sequence ATGAACATTTATACCAAAAAACGCCGCTGGAAACTGATCCTTTTTTTGGTAGCCCTATTTATCGTGGTGGCTTCTCTTTGGTATACCAATGTTATGGTCAATAAGATTTCCCGTGAAGAACGGATCAACATAGAAATTTGGGCCAATGCAATTCAACGAAAGGCTGATCTGGTAAGCTATACGGAAAAGTTTTTCCAGCAGATACAGACCGAAGAAAGAAAACGCGCTGAAATCCTGGCAGATGCATTTGCAAATATCAAATATGCTGAGGATTCTAAATTTCTCGACTTTTATCTCAAAATCATAACCTATAATACTACCATCCCGGTAATTCTTACCGATAAATATGATAGCATTACCAATGCAAGAAATGTTGATGAGATCAATTTTGATGGGATTTTTAAACTTCAGGGTGATCTTAAAAGAGATTTCTCGCAATATGAACCAATACTTTTAAACTACTATGGTGATGAATATGTCAAGCTTTATTTCAAGGAGAGCAAAATATTTACTGAATTAAGACAGGTTCTCGACGACCTGATCGAGTCTTTTTTCTCGGAGGTCGTAAGAAATGCCGCTTCAGTTCCTGTTATAATTACCGATAGTTCTAAAACCAATGTACTTGAATATGGTAATATTGACCCTAAACAGATCCTCGATACTGCTTTTCTCAGGTCTACCATTCTTAGTATGGAAGCGGAAAATCCCCCGATTGAAATCAGCCTTGCAGGACAGGGTGTAAAGTATATTTTTTATAAAGACTCCCCTCTTCTGATCCGCCTGCGGTATTATCCGTACCTGCAATTTGGAGTCATCGGCCTCTTCCTGATCTTTGCCTATCTTATGTTTGATACTGCCAGAAGATCGGAACAAAACCAGGTTTGGGTGGGAATGTCTCGTGAAACCGCGCATCAGCTTGGTACTCCGCTTTCTTCTGTTATTGCCTGGATGGAATTGCTGGATATCAAAGGCGTAAAAGATGAAAATCTCGATGAAATCCGTAAAGACATTGAACGCCTGCAGAATGTTACGGAAAGATTTTCCAAAATCGGATCGACTCCCAAACTGGAACCTACAAACCTCGTTGGCGTTATTTATGATAGCATAAATTACATCCGGTCCAGAACTTCTTCAAAAGTCCATTTTACTATTAATCTTTCTCCTGATAATGAAATGATTGTCCCCCTGAATTCCAACCTCTTCGGATGGGTTATCGAAAACCTTTGCAAAAATGCCGTAGATGCTATGAGTGGAAGTGGCACAATTAGTATCGACTTTTTACAGGATGAAAAATTCGTTCATATTGACATTAGCGATACCGGCAGAGGAATTCCAAAATCCTTGCATAAAACTATCTTTAACCCAGGATATACCAGCAAAAAAAGAGGGTGGGGATTGGGCCTTTCTCTGTCAAAAAGAATTATTCATAATTATCATAAAGGCAAGATCTTTGTAAAGTCATCCAACATAAATCGATCTGCTTTATCTGAAAAGGGAACAACGTTCAGAATATCACTTCGTAAACGTGTGTAA
- a CDS encoding polyphosphate kinase 2 family protein — protein MTDYELISRKLMFPDDKSKSLSDFDPEYTDLFEGKKEANELLNDNSKLLSELQEILYAYNRNSMLIIFQAMDAAGKDGTIKHVMSGINPQGCMVKSFKKPSEEELDHTYMWRCYKALPERGTIGIFNRSYYEEVLVARVHPEVLASQKLPKMPYDPENNHSFWKNRFEDICAFEKYLTGNGMAVIKFFLHISKDEQKKRFLSRIEEPSKHWKISLSDFQERQHWDEYMYAYEQMLLHTSTENAPWYVIPANHKWFMRACVSGIIISVLQSLNLKYPGISSDKKKEILEAKEWLMREDS, from the coding sequence ATGACAGATTATGAATTAATAAGCAGGAAATTAATGTTTCCGGATGATAAAAGCAAATCGCTTTCAGATTTTGATCCTGAATATACAGATCTCTTCGAAGGAAAGAAAGAAGCTAATGAATTATTGAATGACAATTCAAAATTGCTTTCTGAGCTTCAGGAAATCCTTTATGCCTATAACAGGAACTCTATGCTGATTATTTTCCAGGCTATGGATGCTGCAGGAAAGGATGGAACCATAAAACATGTGATGTCTGGGATCAATCCACAGGGATGTATGGTCAAAAGCTTTAAAAAGCCATCGGAAGAAGAACTCGACCATACCTACATGTGGCGGTGCTATAAGGCTCTTCCGGAAAGAGGAACGATTGGGATTTTTAACCGTTCATATTACGAAGAGGTTCTTGTCGCAAGAGTTCATCCTGAAGTGTTGGCCAGCCAGAAACTACCCAAAATGCCTTATGATCCTGAAAACAATCACTCCTTCTGGAAAAACAGGTTCGAAGATATATGCGCATTTGAAAAATACCTTACGGGAAACGGGATGGCTGTGATAAAATTCTTCCTGCATATCAGTAAAGATGAACAAAAAAAACGCTTTTTAAGTCGTATTGAAGAACCTTCCAAACATTGGAAAATTTCCCTGAGCGATTTTCAGGAAAGACAACACTGGGATGAATATATGTATGCTTATGAGCAAATGTTGCTGCATACTTCTACTGAAAATGCTCCCTGGTATGTAATTCCAGCCAATCATAAATGGTTTATGCGTGCCTGTGTCAGTGGAATCATCATTTCTGTCCTTCAGTCACTTAATCTAAAATATCCTGGAATTTCCAGTGATAAGAAAAAGGAAATACTTGAAGCAAAGGAATGGTTGATGCGGGAAGATTCATAA